The proteins below are encoded in one region of Oncorhynchus tshawytscha isolate Ot180627B linkage group LG04, Otsh_v2.0, whole genome shotgun sequence:
- the zgc:110699 gene encoding ras-related and estrogen-regulated growth inhibitor isoform X2, with the protein MTDSGPSRKMSRAKLVILGRDNCGKTEVTYRCRKTVDKETIDLEILDTANKECVGSAAPSLESSIKWGDGFLILYSITDRSSFESVSHLKRLIDHVKQTLGIPTVIVANKCDMENGRVVRTEEGKALASDLRCSFFELSVAECSVAVELAVEKLVREVRLEYQRHLLAMDKRSRMLQMRHALSRKLTRSKTMQW; encoded by the exons ATGACCGATTCTGGACCGTCAAGAAAAATGTCACGGGCAAAGTTAGTGATACTTGGACGAGACAACTGTGGAAAGACAG AAGTAACTTACAGGTGTCGGAAAACTGTCGACAAGGAGACCATCGATTTGGAGATATTGGACACAGCCAACAAG gagtGTGTGGGTTCTGCAGCACCTTCTCTGGAGAGTTCCATTAAATGGGGCGATGGTTTCCTTATTTTGTATTCCATCACAGACCGGAGCAGTTTTGAGTCTGTCTCACACTTAAAGAGGCTTATTGATCATGTCAAGCAGACCCTAG GCATACCTACTGTAATAGTTGCGAATAAATGTGACATGGAGAATGGAAGGGTGGTGCGGACAGAAGAAGGAAAGGCCCTTGCCAGTGATCTGAG GTGCAGCTTCTTTGAGTTGTCTGTGGCGGAGTGTTCTGTGGCTGTGGAGTTAGCGGTTGAGAAGTTGGTACGAGAGGTGCGCCTGGAGTACCAGCGCCACCTACTGGCCATGGACAAACGCTCACGCATGCTCCAGATGAGGCACGCACTGAGCCGCAAGCTTACCCGCAGCAAGACCATGCAGTGGTGA
- the LOC112249015 gene encoding PHD finger protein 21A isoform X4 encodes MKKVVEQLRKELLVKQDHLEVQAHQQPQHPVQPDGKASALPNLHTPPSLPSPDKLSTPQNTMTITPVIATKTLPLVLKAATATMPASAVTPRPSVAKVTAISNTPKASIGHPDSLSSPINLQTSSKLTNQGMEPVRIVSKNTVVVQATAQPIKVPQFIPPPRLMPRPTFVPQVRPNPATPTPTSTVPIAPAPPPPMLAAPQLLQRPVMLTTKLTSTSLASTTGPIHQVRIVNGQPCASITKTLPSAQLTGIVITSPATITATTPLATHQTLQIRSLSPDTKTVKARGVTEPKTSASAPSSPSHATRGTPPPLLRNKREDNPQKLAFMVSLGLVTYDHLEEIQSRRQERKRRTTANPVYSGAVFEPERKKNGVTYLNTPLHQGTRKRGRPPKYSSVPELGLHTPTSPTSSHSASPAHHRPERGGSHFPVHPHTLPLPSPNSGDGDIHEDFCTVCRRSGQLLMCDTCARVYHLDCLAPPLKTIPRGMWICPKCHDQILMKDEAIPWPGTLAIVHSYIAYKAAKEEEKQKLVKWSLELKQDREQLEQRVKQLSQSITKCMENKNTILARQRDMHNSLEKVKGLVHLIQGINFCPSPEVSPPAVQTSMTNGGTDGASSDHTGDTSPEDHKNMTDNSSDDLNNNTDGATEEEGKKEDVKEMDNLNSSSLGKTLEPPQTIAPALVDVAEGAK; translated from the exons ATG AAGAAGGTGGTGGAGCAGCTGAGGAAAGAGCTGCTGGTTAAACAGGATCATCTGGAGGTCCAGGCCCATCAGCAGCCCCAGCACCCAGTGCAGCCTGATGGGAAGGCCTCTGCCCTGCCTAACCTCCACACCCCACCCTCCCTGCCCTCGCCTGACAAACTGAGCACGCCACAG AACACGATGACGATCACCCCGGTCATCGCCACCAAGACTCTACCTCTGGTACTGAAAGCTGCCACTGCTACCATGCCTGCTTCTGCCGTGACGCCGCGACCCTCCGTTGCCAAGGTCACAGCCATCAGCAACACGCCCAAGGCCAGCATAGGTCACCCTGACTCACTGAGTTCACCTATCAACCTTCAGACATCCAGCAAGTTGACCAATCAGGGAATGGAGCCAGTTCGGATAGTCTCCAAGAACACTGTTGTT GTGCAGGCCACCGCCCAGCCTATCAAAGTTCCTCAGTTTATCCCTCCACCTAGACTGATGCCTCGACCTACCTTTGTACCGCAG GTCCGACCAAACCCAGCCACACCTACACCCACTTCCACGGTGCCCATCGCCCCTGCGCCCCCTCCTCCCATGCTGGCTGCCCCTCAGCTCCTCCAGCGGCCTGTCATGTTGACCACCAAGCTGACCTCCACCTCACTGGCCTCCACCACCGGGCCCATCCACCAGGTAcgcattgtaaacggccagcccTGCGCCAGCATTACCAAGACCCTGCCCTCTGCCCAGCTGACTGGCATCGTCATCACCTCGCCAGCCACCATTACGGCCACCACCCCCCTGGCAACACATCAGACGCTTCAGATCAGAAGCCTCAGCCCTGACACCAAG ACTGTTAAAGCTCGGGGTGTTACCGAGCCGAAGACATCGGCCAGTGcgccctcctccccctcacaCGCCACTAGAGGCACCCCTCCACCCCTGCTGAGGAACAAAAGAGAGGACAACCCCCAG AAACTAGCCTTCATGGTGTCCTTGGGACTTGTGACATATGACCATCTGGAAG AGATCCAGAGTCGGAGGCAGGAGCGGAAGCGGAGAACAACAGCAAATCCGGTATACAGTGGAGCAGTGTTTGAGCCGGAG CGTAAGAAGAACGGCGTCAcatacctgaacactcctctacACCAAGGCACCAGGAAGAGAG GTCGCCCACCCAAATACAGCAGTGTTCCTGAGCTGGGTCTTCACACCCCAACATCCCCCACCAGCAGTCATTCCGCCTCCCCGGCCCACCACCGGCCAGAGAGGGGGGGCTCTCACTTCCCCGTCCACCCCCACACCCTCCCTCTGCCTAGCCCCAACTCCGGGGAT GGAGACATCCATGAGGACTTCTGCACTGTGTGCAGGCGCAGTGGTCAGTTGCTCATGTGTGACACATGTGCACGTGTTTACCATCTGGACTGCCTCGCTCCACCTTTGAAAACCATTCCCAGGGGCATGTGGATCTGCCCCAAATGTCACGACCAG ATTTTGATGAAAGATGAGGCAATCCCATGGCCTGGAACCCTCGCTATCGTTCATTCCTACATTGCATATAAAGCAG ctaaagaggaggagaagcagaAACTGGTGAAGTGGAGCTTGGAACTGAAGCAGGACAGAGAACAACTAGAACAAAGGGTCAAACAGCTGAGCCAATCCATAACA AAATGCATGGAGAACAAGAACACTATCCTGGCCCGTCAGAGGGACATGCACAACTCCCTGGAGAAGGTCAAAGGCCTGGTGCATCTCATTCAGGGCATCAACTTCTGCCCATCCCCCGAGGTCTCGCCGCCAGCGGTCCAGACCAGCATGACAAATGGAGGAACAGACGGTGCCAGTTCTGACCACACGGGCGACACAAGTCCTGAGGATCACAAGAACATGACTGACAATAGCAGCGACGACCTGAACAACAACACAGACGGGGCGACcgaggaggaagggaagaaagaggaCGTTAAAGAGATGGACAACCTCAACAGCAGCAGCCTTGGCAAAACCTTAGAGCCTCCCCAGACTATAGCACCGGCCCTTGTGGATGTAGCAGAGGGGGCCAAATAA
- the zgc:110699 gene encoding ras-related and estrogen-regulated growth inhibitor isoform X1 — MTDSGPSRKMSRAKLVILGRDNCGKTALCVRFITKRFIGEYDHKKEVTYRCRKTVDKETIDLEILDTANKECVGSAAPSLESSIKWGDGFLILYSITDRSSFESVSHLKRLIDHVKQTLGIPTVIVANKCDMENGRVVRTEEGKALASDLRCSFFELSVAECSVAVELAVEKLVREVRLEYQRHLLAMDKRSRMLQMRHALSRKLTRSKTMQW; from the exons ATGACCGATTCTGGACCGTCAAGAAAAATGTCACGGGCAAAGTTAGTGATACTTGGACGAGACAACTGTGGAAAGACAG CCCTGTGTGTTAGATTCATCACCAAGCGGTTCATAGGAGAATATGACCATAAAAAGG AAGTAACTTACAGGTGTCGGAAAACTGTCGACAAGGAGACCATCGATTTGGAGATATTGGACACAGCCAACAAG gagtGTGTGGGTTCTGCAGCACCTTCTCTGGAGAGTTCCATTAAATGGGGCGATGGTTTCCTTATTTTGTATTCCATCACAGACCGGAGCAGTTTTGAGTCTGTCTCACACTTAAAGAGGCTTATTGATCATGTCAAGCAGACCCTAG GCATACCTACTGTAATAGTTGCGAATAAATGTGACATGGAGAATGGAAGGGTGGTGCGGACAGAAGAAGGAAAGGCCCTTGCCAGTGATCTGAG GTGCAGCTTCTTTGAGTTGTCTGTGGCGGAGTGTTCTGTGGCTGTGGAGTTAGCGGTTGAGAAGTTGGTACGAGAGGTGCGCCTGGAGTACCAGCGCCACCTACTGGCCATGGACAAACGCTCACGCATGCTCCAGATGAGGCACGCACTGAGCCGCAAGCTTACCCGCAGCAAGACCATGCAGTGGTGA
- the harbi1 gene encoding putative nuclease HARBI1, whose amino-acid sequence MAIQIAILDCDLLLHGRGHKTLDRFDIETVSDEFLLTTFGFPRDFIYYLVELLRDTLSRRTQRSRAISPEVQILAALGFYTSGFFQTRMGDAIGISQASMSRCVTNVTKALVEKAPECIVFMRDEATKQQSKEEFFRVAGIPNVMGVVDCTHIAIKAPNAEDSSYVNKKGFHSINCQLVCDARGLLLSAETNWPGSLQDDFILKQSSVYKELEEQENHEGWFLGDCCYPLKKWLMTPVQYPETSADFRYNLAHTATHEIVDRTFRAIQTRFRCLDGSKGYLQYLPEKCSHIILACCVLHNVSLQSGLDAWTFERTDMPDQSEEGSCKPEAVDSEAVRIRQELILSHFS is encoded by the exons ATGGCTATACAAATAGCCATCCTGGATTGTGACCTGCTGCTCCATGGTCGTGGACATAAAACTCTCGACAGGTTTGATATAGAGACCGTTTCAGACGAGTTCCTATTAACAACATTTGGATTCCCTCGAGATTTCATCTACTACCTGGTGGAGCTACTGCGTGACACATTATCACGACGTACGCAACGGTCTCGAGCAATAAGCCCAGAAGTTCAGATTCTTGCTGCTTTAGGATTCTATACCTCGGGATTCTTCCAGACGAGGATGGGAGATGCCATTGGCATTAGCCAGGCTTCCATGAGTCGCTGTGTGACAAATGTAACCAAGGCACTGGTTGAGAAAGCTCCAGAGTGCATAGTATTCATGAGAGACGAAGCTACAAAACAGCAGTCCAAAGAGGAGTTTTTCAGGGTAGCGGGAATACCAAACGTCATGGGTGTTGTAGACTGTACCCATATAGCCATTAAGGCACCCAATGCAGAGGATTCTTCATATGTCAATAAGAAAGGCTTCCATTCAATTAACTGCCAACTTGTGTGTGATGCCAGGGGACTTTTGCTCAGTGCAGAGACTAACTGGCCTGGCAGCTTACAGGATGATTTCATATTAAAGCAGTCTTCAGTGTACAAGGAATTGGAAGAACAGGAAAATCATGAAGGCTGGTTTTTAG GAGACTGCTGCTATCCTTTAAAGAAATGGCTGATGACACCTGTCCAGTACCCAGAAACTTCAGCAGACTTTCGATACAACTTGGCTCACACTGCCACTCATGAGATTGTGGACCGCACGTTCAGGGCCATTCAAACCCGTTTCCGTTGCCTGGATGGGTCCAAAGGCTACCTTCAGTACTTACCTGAGAAGTGCTCTCACATCATTCTGGCCTGCTGTGTCTTGCACAACGTGTCATTGCAATCAGGCTTGGATGCCTGGACGTTTGAGAGGACTGATATGCCAGACCAGTCAGAGGAGGGCAGTTGTAAGCCAGAGGCTGTGGACTCAGAGGCAGTCCGAATCCGTCAGGAGCTCATTCTTAGTCACTTCAGCTAG
- the LOC112249015 gene encoding PHD finger protein 21A isoform X6, with the protein MTITPVIATKTLPLVLKAATATMPASAVTPRPSVAKVTAISNTPKASIGHPDSLSSPINLQTSSKLTNQGMEPVRIVSKNTVVVQATAQPIKVPQFIPPPRLMPRPTFVPQVRPNPATPTPTSTVPIAPAPPPPMLAAPQLLQRPVMLTTKLTSTSLASTTGPIHQVRIVNGQPCASITKTLPSAQLTGIVITSPATITATTPLATHQTLQIRSLSPDTKTVKARGVTEPKTSASAPSSPSHATRGTPPPLLRNKREDNPQKLAFMVSLGLVTYDHLEEIQSRRQERKRRTTANPVYSGAVFEPERKKNGVTYLNTPLHQGTRKRGRPPKYSSVPELGLHTPTSPTSSHSASPAHHRPERGGSHFPVHPHTLPLPSPNSGDGDIHEDFCTVCRRSGQLLMCDTCARVYHLDCLAPPLKTIPRGMWICPKCHDQILMKDEAIPWPGTLAIVHSYIAYKAAKEEEKQKLVKWSLELKQDREQLEQRVKQLSQSITKCMENKNTILARQRDMHNSLEKVKGLVHLIQGINFCPSPEVSPPAVQTSMTNGGTDGASSDHTGDTSPEDHKNMTDNSSDDLNNNTDGATEEEGKKEDVKEMDNLNSSSLGKTLEPPQTIAPALVDVAEGAK; encoded by the exons ATGACGATCACCCCGGTCATCGCCACCAAGACTCTACCTCTGGTACTGAAAGCTGCCACTGCTACCATGCCTGCTTCTGCCGTGACGCCGCGACCCTCCGTTGCCAAGGTCACAGCCATCAGCAACACGCCCAAGGCCAGCATAGGTCACCCTGACTCACTGAGTTCACCTATCAACCTTCAGACATCCAGCAAGTTGACCAATCAGGGAATGGAGCCAGTTCGGATAGTCTCCAAGAACACTGTTGTT GTGCAGGCCACCGCCCAGCCTATCAAAGTTCCTCAGTTTATCCCTCCACCTAGACTGATGCCTCGACCTACCTTTGTACCGCAG GTCCGACCAAACCCAGCCACACCTACACCCACTTCCACGGTGCCCATCGCCCCTGCGCCCCCTCCTCCCATGCTGGCTGCCCCTCAGCTCCTCCAGCGGCCTGTCATGTTGACCACCAAGCTGACCTCCACCTCACTGGCCTCCACCACCGGGCCCATCCACCAGGTAcgcattgtaaacggccagcccTGCGCCAGCATTACCAAGACCCTGCCCTCTGCCCAGCTGACTGGCATCGTCATCACCTCGCCAGCCACCATTACGGCCACCACCCCCCTGGCAACACATCAGACGCTTCAGATCAGAAGCCTCAGCCCTGACACCAAG ACTGTTAAAGCTCGGGGTGTTACCGAGCCGAAGACATCGGCCAGTGcgccctcctccccctcacaCGCCACTAGAGGCACCCCTCCACCCCTGCTGAGGAACAAAAGAGAGGACAACCCCCAG AAACTAGCCTTCATGGTGTCCTTGGGACTTGTGACATATGACCATCTGGAAG AGATCCAGAGTCGGAGGCAGGAGCGGAAGCGGAGAACAACAGCAAATCCGGTATACAGTGGAGCAGTGTTTGAGCCGGAG CGTAAGAAGAACGGCGTCAcatacctgaacactcctctacACCAAGGCACCAGGAAGAGAG GTCGCCCACCCAAATACAGCAGTGTTCCTGAGCTGGGTCTTCACACCCCAACATCCCCCACCAGCAGTCATTCCGCCTCCCCGGCCCACCACCGGCCAGAGAGGGGGGGCTCTCACTTCCCCGTCCACCCCCACACCCTCCCTCTGCCTAGCCCCAACTCCGGGGAT GGAGACATCCATGAGGACTTCTGCACTGTGTGCAGGCGCAGTGGTCAGTTGCTCATGTGTGACACATGTGCACGTGTTTACCATCTGGACTGCCTCGCTCCACCTTTGAAAACCATTCCCAGGGGCATGTGGATCTGCCCCAAATGTCACGACCAG ATTTTGATGAAAGATGAGGCAATCCCATGGCCTGGAACCCTCGCTATCGTTCATTCCTACATTGCATATAAAGCAG ctaaagaggaggagaagcagaAACTGGTGAAGTGGAGCTTGGAACTGAAGCAGGACAGAGAACAACTAGAACAAAGGGTCAAACAGCTGAGCCAATCCATAACA AAATGCATGGAGAACAAGAACACTATCCTGGCCCGTCAGAGGGACATGCACAACTCCCTGGAGAAGGTCAAAGGCCTGGTGCATCTCATTCAGGGCATCAACTTCTGCCCATCCCCCGAGGTCTCGCCGCCAGCGGTCCAGACCAGCATGACAAATGGAGGAACAGACGGTGCCAGTTCTGACCACACGGGCGACACAAGTCCTGAGGATCACAAGAACATGACTGACAATAGCAGCGACGACCTGAACAACAACACAGACGGGGCGACcgaggaggaagggaagaaagaggaCGTTAAAGAGATGGACAACCTCAACAGCAGCAGCCTTGGCAAAACCTTAGAGCCTCCCCAGACTATAGCACCGGCCCTTGTGGATGTAGCAGAGGGGGCCAAATAA